In the Pseudomonas sp. ADAK2 genome, one interval contains:
- a CDS encoding nucleoside recognition domain-containing protein — protein sequence MLNGLWLGFFIVAAVSALAQWLIGGNAGIFAAMVESIFAMAKLSVEVMVLLFGTLTLWLGFLRIAEKAGIVDWLAKALGPLFLRLMPEVPPGHPAIGLITLNFAANGLGLDNAATPIGLKAMKALQELNPSATVASNAQILFLVLNASSLTLLPVTIFMYRAQQGAPDPTLVFLPILLATSCSTLVGLLSVAFMQRLRLWDPVVLAYLIPGALALGGFMALLATLSATALAGLSSILGNLTLFGLIMLFLIIGALRKVKVYEAFVEGAKEGFDVAKNLLPYLVAMLCAVGVLRASGALDFGLDGIRHLVEWAGWDTRFVDALPTAMVKPFSGSAARAMLIETMKTSGVDSFPALVAATIQGSTETTFYVLAVYFGAVGIQRARHAVGCALLAEFAGVVGAIGVCYWFFG from the coding sequence ATGCTCAATGGCCTGTGGCTTGGCTTCTTCATCGTCGCAGCCGTGTCGGCGCTGGCGCAGTGGCTGATCGGCGGCAATGCCGGGATCTTCGCGGCGATGGTGGAAAGCATCTTCGCCATGGCCAAGCTGTCGGTAGAGGTCATGGTCCTGCTGTTCGGCACCCTGACCCTGTGGCTGGGCTTTCTGCGGATTGCCGAGAAGGCCGGCATCGTCGACTGGCTGGCCAAGGCCCTCGGCCCGTTGTTCCTGCGCCTGATGCCGGAAGTGCCGCCCGGTCACCCGGCCATCGGCCTGATCACCCTCAACTTCGCCGCCAACGGCCTGGGCCTGGACAATGCCGCGACGCCGATCGGCCTCAAGGCCATGAAGGCGCTGCAGGAGCTCAACCCCAGCGCCACGGTCGCCAGCAACGCGCAGATCCTGTTCCTGGTGCTCAACGCCTCGTCCCTGACCCTGTTGCCGGTGACGATCTTCATGTACCGCGCCCAGCAAGGCGCGCCGGACCCGACGCTAGTGTTCCTGCCGATCCTGCTCGCCACCAGTTGCTCGACCCTGGTCGGCCTGTTGTCGGTAGCGTTCATGCAACGCCTGCGCCTGTGGGACCCGGTGGTGCTTGCGTATCTGATTCCCGGTGCCTTGGCACTGGGTGGCTTCATGGCGCTGCTGGCGACGCTCTCAGCCACGGCACTGGCGGGGCTGTCCTCGATCCTCGGCAACCTGACGCTGTTCGGCCTGATCATGCTGTTCCTGATCATTGGCGCGCTACGCAAAGTGAAGGTCTACGAAGCGTTCGTCGAAGGTGCGAAGGAAGGCTTCGACGTGGCGAAAAATCTACTGCCGTACCTGGTGGCGATGCTGTGTGCGGTGGGCGTATTGCGCGCGTCCGGGGCGCTGGACTTCGGGCTGGACGGGATTCGTCATCTGGTGGAGTGGGCCGGTTGGGACACGCGCTTCGTCGATGCCTTGCCGACGGCGATGGTCAAGCCGTTCTCCGGCAGCGCCGCCCGGGCGATGCTGATCGAAACCATGAAGACTTCCGGGGTCGACAGCTTCCCGGCGCTGGTGGCGGCGACGATTCAGGGCAGTACCGAAACCACGTTCTACGTGCTGGCGGTGTACTTCGGCGCGGTGGGGATCCAGCGGGCGCGGCACGCGGTGGGGTGTGCGTTGCTGGCGGAGTTTGCCGGGGTGGTTGGTGCGATCGGGGTTTGTTATTGGTTCTTTGGTTAA
- a CDS encoding ABC-type transport auxiliary lipoprotein family protein has product MKLTHLALLAGFALLSACSILPKSEPSDVYRLPSAQSGVMGKSGATQAWSLRLAKPQASEILNSPKIAVIPQGDVISSYKASRWSDPAPVLLRNRLLDGFQRDGRVTLLSTDDSNFQADLELGGNLQAFQTEYQGTAASVVIRLDALLVRGYDQRILASRRFEVRQPLNDVQVPAVVTGFGQASDQLTAQVVNWAVEQGQKAAPRVRNAADPL; this is encoded by the coding sequence ATGAAGCTGACTCACCTCGCCCTCCTCGCCGGTTTTGCGCTGCTCAGTGCCTGCTCGATTTTGCCCAAGTCCGAGCCGTCGGATGTTTATCGTTTGCCCTCGGCGCAGAGCGGCGTGATGGGCAAATCCGGCGCGACGCAAGCGTGGTCGCTGCGTCTGGCCAAACCGCAGGCCAGCGAAATATTGAACAGCCCGAAAATCGCGGTGATCCCGCAGGGTGATGTGATCAGCAGCTACAAGGCTTCGCGCTGGAGCGATCCGGCGCCGGTGCTGCTGCGCAACCGCTTGCTTGATGGTTTCCAGCGCGATGGCCGGGTGACGTTGTTGAGCACCGACGACAGCAACTTCCAGGCAGATCTGGAGTTGGGCGGCAATCTGCAGGCGTTTCAGACCGAATATCAGGGCACTGCGGCCAGTGTGGTGATTCGTCTGGACGCGTTGCTGGTGCGCGGTTATGACCAGCGCATCCTCGCCAGTCGACGCTTCGAAGTGCGCCAGCCGCTAAACGATGTGCAAGTCCCGGCGGTAGTCACCGGGTTCGGCCAGGCCAGCGATCAACTGACCGCGCAAGTGGTGAACTGGGCGGTTGAGCAAGGGCAGAAAGCCGCGCCGCGCGTCAGGAATGCCGCCGATCCCCTGTAG
- a CDS encoding MlaD family protein, protein METRAHHVLIGLFTVIVVAGALLFGLWLAKSSVDTEFKDYEIVFNEAVSGLSKGSAVQYSGIKVGDVVTLRLDPKDPRRVLARIRLGGDTPIKEDTHAILALTGITGTSIIQLSGGTPQSPKLKGKDGELPTIIASPSPIARLLNDSGDLMAGVNMLMHNANQMFSSENVERISKTLEHLEQTTGTIADQRGDIRQAMQQLASVGKQANTMMEQTSALMRNANGLLNDQGKQMFGSAEQAMKSLEQSSATINTLLTTNQDSLNSGMQGLNGLAPAVRELRDTLSSLRAISQRLEANPSGYLLGSDKNKEFTP, encoded by the coding sequence ATGGAAACCCGAGCCCATCACGTATTGATTGGCCTGTTCACCGTGATTGTGGTGGCGGGCGCCCTGCTCTTCGGTTTGTGGCTGGCCAAGTCCAGCGTCGATACCGAGTTCAAGGATTACGAAATCGTCTTCAACGAAGCGGTCAGCGGTCTGTCCAAGGGCAGCGCCGTGCAGTACAGCGGGATCAAGGTCGGTGACGTGGTGACCCTGCGCCTGGACCCGAAAGACCCGCGCCGGGTGTTGGCGCGGATTCGTTTGGGTGGCGATACGCCGATCAAGGAAGACACCCACGCGATCCTGGCGCTGACCGGGATCACCGGCACCTCGATCATCCAGCTCAGTGGCGGGACTCCGCAGAGTCCGAAACTCAAAGGCAAGGACGGTGAACTACCGACAATCATTGCATCGCCCTCGCCGATCGCCCGCCTGCTGAACGACAGTGGCGACTTGATGGCGGGTGTGAACATGCTGATGCACAACGCCAATCAGATGTTTTCTTCGGAGAATGTCGAGCGCATCAGCAAGACCCTTGAGCATCTGGAGCAAACCACCGGCACCATCGCCGACCAGCGTGGCGATATTCGTCAGGCCATGCAGCAACTGGCGTCGGTCGGCAAACAGGCCAACACCATGATGGAACAGACCTCGGCGCTGATGCGTAACGCCAATGGCTTGCTCAACGATCAGGGCAAGCAGATGTTCGGCAGTGCCGAGCAGGCGATGAAGTCGCTGGAACAGAGCAGCGCGACCATCAACACATTGCTGACGACCAATCAGGATTCCCTCAACAGCGGTATGCAGGGCCTCAATGGCCTGGCCCCGGCGGTGCGTGAACTGCGCGACACCCTGAGTTCGCTGCGGGCCATTTCCCAGCGCCTGGAAGCCAACCCCAGCGGTTACTTGCTGGGCAGCGACAAGAACAAGGAATTCACGCCATGA
- a CDS encoding ABC transporter ATP-binding protein: MSRLPRAPSEAVIEVRGLCNRFGSQSVHENLDLDLYKGEILAVVGGSGSGKSVLLRSIVGLRQPSEGVVKVFGKNLPTLSEHERSMVERRFGVLFQKGALFSSLTVTENVALPLIEHAGLSRADAEHLAAVKLALAGLPLSAADKYPASLSGGMIKRAALARALALDPDILFLDEPTAGLDPIGAAAFDQLILTLRDALGLSVFLVTHDLDTLYTITDRVAVLAQKKVLVADAIDKVSETDDPWIHEYFHGPRGRAALTAAQQLNEV, translated from the coding sequence GTGAGTCGTCTACCCCGAGCGCCCTCCGAGGCGGTGATTGAAGTGCGCGGGCTGTGCAATCGCTTCGGCAGCCAGAGCGTGCATGAGAACCTCGACCTCGATTTGTACAAGGGCGAAATCCTCGCAGTGGTCGGTGGCTCCGGCAGCGGCAAGTCAGTGTTGCTGCGCAGCATCGTTGGCTTGCGCCAGCCCAGCGAAGGGGTGGTGAAAGTGTTTGGCAAGAATCTGCCGACGCTGTCCGAACACGAACGCTCGATGGTTGAACGGCGCTTCGGCGTGCTGTTCCAGAAAGGCGCGCTGTTCTCGTCGCTAACCGTGACCGAGAACGTCGCCCTGCCCCTGATCGAACACGCCGGCCTCAGTCGCGCCGACGCCGAGCACCTGGCTGCAGTGAAACTGGCGTTGGCCGGGTTGCCGCTGTCGGCGGCGGACAAGTACCCGGCGTCCCTGTCCGGCGGCATGATCAAGCGCGCGGCGCTGGCCCGGGCCTTGGCGCTGGACCCGGACATCCTGTTTCTCGACGAACCCACCGCCGGCCTCGATCCGATTGGCGCCGCGGCTTTCGATCAACTGATCCTGACCCTGCGCGATGCCCTGGGCCTGAGCGTGTTTCTGGTGACCCACGACTTGGATACGCTTTACACCATCACCGACCGGGTGGCGGTGCTGGCGCAGAAGAAAGTGCTGGTGGCGGACGCCATCGACAAGGTCTCGGAAACCGACGACCCGTGGATTCACGAATACTTCCATGGCCCACGCGGCCGCGCGGCGCTGACAGCCGCTCAACAGCTTAACGAGGTCTGA
- a CDS encoding ABC transporter permease produces MTSSTLPGSAQLDTSHTPAQLRVTGDWTLAHYADLKRLGDKLRGQYDDSTHIDLNGLGALDTAGASLLVELLGSERLGRSAEHPECTISSADRALLHTVYCSLTDFCVPLKEQETSTGIQLLTRIGRAVDTVWQDTLQLLGFVGLILETIARGLFRPKRWRITPMVAHIEQTGLDAAPIVALLTFLVGAVVAFLGATVLASFGASIFTVDLVAFSFLREFGVLLTAILMAGRTASAFTAQIGSMKANEEIDAIRTLGLDPMELLVVPRVLALLVALPMLTFLAMISGIIGGGVVCAVSLGISPAMFLSLLQTDIGVQHFLVGIVKAPIFAFLIAAIGCLEGFKVSGSAESVGAHTTSSVVQSIFVVIVLDAVAALFFMEMGW; encoded by the coding sequence ATGACCAGCAGCACATTGCCCGGCAGTGCCCAACTGGACACCTCCCACACCCCCGCACAATTGCGGGTCACGGGTGACTGGACGCTCGCCCATTACGCTGACCTCAAGCGCCTGGGCGACAAGCTGCGCGGCCAGTACGACGACAGCACTCACATCGACCTCAACGGCCTCGGCGCGCTCGACACCGCCGGCGCCTCGCTGCTGGTGGAGTTGCTTGGCTCCGAGCGCCTGGGCCGATCGGCTGAACACCCCGAATGCACAATCTCCAGTGCCGATCGCGCGTTGCTGCACACCGTCTACTGCTCGCTGACCGATTTCTGCGTACCGCTCAAGGAACAGGAAACCAGCACTGGCATTCAACTGCTGACCCGCATCGGTCGCGCCGTCGACACCGTCTGGCAAGACACCCTGCAACTGCTCGGCTTCGTCGGCCTGATCCTCGAAACCATCGCCCGTGGGCTGTTCCGGCCCAAGCGCTGGCGCATCACGCCGATGGTCGCGCACATCGAACAGACCGGCCTCGACGCGGCGCCCATCGTCGCCCTGCTGACCTTTCTGGTGGGCGCGGTGGTGGCGTTTCTCGGGGCGACGGTGCTGGCCAGTTTCGGCGCGAGTATTTTCACTGTCGACCTGGTGGCGTTCTCGTTCCTGCGCGAGTTCGGCGTGTTGCTGACCGCGATCCTGATGGCCGGCCGCACCGCCAGTGCGTTTACCGCGCAGATCGGCTCGATGAAGGCCAACGAAGAAATCGACGCGATCCGCACCTTGGGCCTCGATCCGATGGAATTGCTGGTGGTGCCGCGTGTATTGGCGCTGCTGGTGGCGCTGCCGATGCTGACCTTTCTGGCGATGATTTCCGGGATTATCGGCGGCGGCGTGGTCTGCGCCGTGTCGCTGGGGATTTCCCCTGCGATGTTCCTCTCGCTGCTGCAAACCGATATCGGCGTTCAACATTTTCTAGTGGGGATCGTCAAAGCGCCGATCTTCGCCTTCCTGATTGCCGCCATCGGCTGCCTGGAAGGCTTCAAGGTCAGCGGCAGCGCTGAATCCGTCGGCGCCCACACCACGTCCAGCGTGGTCCAGTCGATTTTCGTGGTGATCGTGCTTGATGCCGTGGCCGCGTTGTTTTTCATGGAGATGGGCTGGTGA
- a CDS encoding DUF5924 family protein yields MPTLPLIVQRGLELMKRYPGVIALGGFISGVGSFMLVDRQQGLATWITTIMLISWIWLMLENSLTKLFAKVFKREIPQPLLRYATQMIHQESLFFVLPFFFITTTWNSGQLFFTGLLSIAALISITDPLYYKWLAPRRWAFLALHTLTLFAALLTALPVILHLTTSQSFKLALGISVVLSFPSLASIFPIRTVRNALAILSITLGIGALGWVLRSWVPPATLWMTDVAISTQMQDRTPGESLDEVSAEQIRGGGLYAYTAINAPRGLDERIYHVWQFNGKEVDRIPLDIHGGRKEGYRAWTHKQNFPGNPAGKWQVRVLTEDGQVIGVLRFVVTDSTPIKEK; encoded by the coding sequence ATGCCTACCCTGCCCCTTATCGTCCAGCGCGGTCTTGAATTGATGAAGCGCTATCCGGGGGTCATTGCGCTCGGTGGTTTTATCTCCGGGGTCGGCAGTTTCATGCTGGTGGATCGCCAACAAGGCCTGGCGACCTGGATCACCACCATCATGCTGATCAGCTGGATCTGGCTGATGCTGGAAAACAGCCTCACCAAGCTGTTCGCCAAAGTCTTCAAACGCGAAATCCCCCAGCCGCTGCTGCGTTACGCCACGCAGATGATTCACCAGGAAAGCCTGTTTTTCGTCCTGCCCTTTTTCTTCATCACCACCACCTGGAACAGCGGCCAACTGTTCTTTACCGGATTGCTGAGTATCGCGGCGCTGATATCCATCACCGACCCGCTCTACTACAAATGGCTGGCCCCACGGCGCTGGGCGTTCCTGGCGCTGCACACCCTGACGCTGTTCGCCGCCCTGCTCACCGCCCTGCCCGTCATCCTGCACCTGACGACGTCCCAGAGCTTCAAGCTGGCCCTGGGCATCTCCGTCGTGCTGTCGTTCCCGAGCCTGGCGTCGATCTTCCCGATTCGCACCGTGCGTAACGCCTTGGCGATCCTGAGCATCACGCTGGGCATCGGCGCCCTCGGTTGGGTGCTGCGTTCGTGGGTGCCGCCGGCCACGTTGTGGATGACCGACGTCGCCATCAGCACGCAAATGCAGGACCGCACCCCCGGCGAAAGCCTGGACGAGGTCAGTGCCGAGCAAATTCGCGGCGGCGGGCTCTACGCCTACACCGCAATCAACGCCCCGCGCGGCTTGGATGAGCGGATTTATCACGTGTGGCAGTTCAACGGCAAAGAAGTCGACCGTATCCCGCTGGATATTCACGGCGGGCGCAAGGAAGGCTACCGGGCCTGGACCCACAAGCAGAACTTCCCCGGCAACCCGGCGGGTAAATGGCAGGTCCGGGTGTTGACCGAAGATGGCCAGGTGATCGGCGTCCTGCGCTTCGTGGTCACGGACAGCACACCGATCAAAGAAAAGTAA
- a CDS encoding M16 family metallopeptidase, producing the protein MRCLLFACLLFGSFPSFALDRFQVEGYALPNGLQLLLKPGNDRGHVAIRLVVGVGIDDFNCDDKELPHLLEHLLFSGIDASGEGGLEERMQALGGEWNAFTSNADTTFVIEAPAKNQRKVLDLLLALLTQTRFDDNAINAAKQVVEREDGGHYSHLQRWMDRQDLGHTASNQLAVELGLKCPERAEVDNLTREQLDKVRKAWYAPNNMTLIVVGDLDKLLPAYLERAWGPLEAVDPSEHLPLPDIKTSAAHERSLIHGFVGGGAKLHWLVPEPVLEDIPDQTFDLLKDYLDWALYRQMRLAHGLSYGPWAERELFGSVGFMSLNADLERENVAEAEQVLEDMKAELLKNGLDAETFDRLKQAAIARQSWAVQGNSALADYYWSALGDYEDGRFTNPAKELQGVTLEEANKAMRELLLQPGYLRIEKPLISDDQLLWALGAVFGLLVLGVLGLRTYRRVPRPK; encoded by the coding sequence ATGCGTTGCCTGTTGTTCGCCTGTCTGTTGTTCGGTTCATTCCCCTCGTTCGCCCTGGATCGTTTCCAGGTCGAAGGCTATGCGCTGCCCAATGGTCTGCAATTGCTGCTAAAGCCTGGCAATGATCGTGGGCATGTAGCGATTCGTCTGGTGGTCGGGGTCGGCATCGATGACTTCAACTGCGATGACAAGGAACTGCCGCACCTGCTCGAACACTTGCTGTTCAGCGGCATCGACGCCAGCGGCGAAGGTGGTCTCGAGGAGCGCATGCAGGCCTTGGGCGGTGAGTGGAACGCCTTCACCAGTAACGCCGACACCACCTTCGTCATCGAAGCTCCGGCGAAAAACCAGCGCAAGGTCCTCGACCTGCTGCTGGCGCTGCTGACCCAGACCCGATTCGACGACAACGCGATCAACGCCGCCAAGCAAGTGGTCGAGCGCGAGGACGGCGGCCATTATTCGCACCTGCAGCGCTGGATGGATCGTCAGGACCTGGGCCACACCGCCAGTAATCAACTGGCCGTGGAACTGGGCCTCAAATGCCCCGAGCGGGCCGAAGTCGATAACCTGACCCGCGAACAACTGGATAAGGTGCGCAAAGCCTGGTACGCGCCCAATAACATGACACTGATCGTGGTCGGCGACCTCGACAAGTTGCTGCCGGCCTATCTGGAACGGGCCTGGGGCCCGCTCGAGGCGGTCGATCCTTCCGAGCATTTGCCGTTGCCGGACATCAAGACCAGCGCCGCCCATGAGCGCAGTCTGATTCACGGTTTTGTTGGCGGTGGCGCCAAGTTGCATTGGCTGGTGCCGGAACCGGTGCTGGAAGATATCCCCGATCAAACCTTCGACTTGCTCAAGGATTATCTGGACTGGGCGCTCTATCGCCAGATGCGCCTGGCCCATGGTTTGTCCTACGGCCCGTGGGCCGAGCGCGAATTGTTCGGCAGCGTCGGTTTCATGAGCCTGAATGCCGACCTTGAACGCGAAAACGTCGCCGAAGCCGAGCAAGTGCTGGAGGACATGAAGGCCGAGCTGCTCAAGAACGGCCTCGATGCCGAGACCTTCGACCGCCTCAAGCAGGCCGCCATCGCTCGCCAGTCCTGGGCCGTGCAAGGCAACAGCGCCCTGGCTGATTATTACTGGAGCGCATTGGGGGATTACGAGGATGGGCGTTTCACCAACCCGGCCAAGGAACTGCAAGGGGTGACGCTGGAAGAAGCGAACAAAGCCATGCGCGAGTTGCTGCTGCAACCGGGGTATTTGCGGATCGAGAAGCCGTTGATCAGTGATGATCAGTTGTTGTGGGCGTTGGGTGCGGTGTTTGGGTTGCTGGTGCTTGGGGTGCTGGGTTTGCGCACTTATCGCCGAGTGCCGCGACCCAAGTAG
- a CDS encoding Na/Pi cotransporter family protein, with amino-acid sequence MLTLLNLLSAVTLLIWGTHIVRTGILRVYGSNLRHVIGQNMSKRGLAFIAGIVVTAMVQSSNATAMLVTSFVGQGLMALTPALATMLGADVGTALMARVLTFDLSWLSPLLIFLGVIFFLSRKQTRVGQMGRVSIGLGLIILALQLIVEAAAPITQAQGVKVIFASLTGDILLDALVGALFAMISYSSLAAVLLTATLAGAGVISLPVAIGLVIGANIGSGVLAFMSTSMQNAAGRQVALGSLLYKLIGLLLIIPVLDPLVHWIDSLDFSSQEMVIGFHLLYNTTRCLILLPSVGPMAKLCAWLLPERPELNGMAKPRHLDATALVTPSLALANAARETLRIGDLIDNMLEAMLDVLRGKQTAVTQEMRRLTDDVEALYSAIKLYLAQMPREDLSDQDSRRWAEIIELAINLKLASDLIERMLRKVQQQKTSQRRSFSEVGLEELAGLHSQLISNLRLGLSVFLSSDPESARQLLREKRRFRAQERRLAHAHVSRLQRKIVQSIETSSLHLELIADMKRLNSLFCSSAYAVLETSDTGALAADDLADITHSP; translated from the coding sequence ATGCTGACCCTGCTCAATTTGCTTTCTGCCGTGACCTTGCTGATCTGGGGCACGCACATCGTCCGAACCGGCATCCTGCGGGTCTACGGTTCCAATCTGCGCCATGTGATTGGCCAGAACATGTCCAAACGCGGGCTGGCGTTCATTGCCGGCATTGTCGTGACCGCCATGGTCCAGAGCAGCAACGCCACGGCGATGCTCGTCACTTCCTTCGTCGGCCAGGGCCTGATGGCGCTGACCCCGGCCCTGGCGACCATGCTTGGGGCCGACGTCGGTACCGCGCTGATGGCGCGAGTACTGACGTTTGACCTGTCGTGGCTGTCGCCGCTGCTGATCTTCCTCGGGGTGATTTTCTTCCTGTCGCGCAAACAGACCCGCGTTGGACAAATGGGCCGGGTCTCCATCGGCCTGGGGCTGATCATCCTCGCGCTGCAACTGATCGTCGAAGCCGCCGCACCGATCACCCAGGCGCAAGGGGTGAAGGTGATCTTCGCCTCCCTGACCGGCGATATCTTGCTCGATGCCCTGGTCGGTGCGCTGTTCGCGATGATTTCCTACTCCAGCCTGGCGGCGGTGCTGTTGACCGCAACCCTGGCCGGTGCCGGCGTGATCAGTTTGCCCGTGGCCATTGGCCTGGTGATCGGCGCCAACATCGGCAGCGGCGTGCTGGCCTTCATGAGCACCAGCATGCAGAACGCCGCCGGCCGTCAGGTGGCGCTGGGCAGCCTGCTGTACAAACTGATTGGCCTGTTGCTGATCATTCCGGTACTCGACCCGTTGGTGCACTGGATCGACAGCCTGGACTTCAGCTCGCAGGAAATGGTCATCGGCTTCCATCTGCTCTACAACACCACGCGTTGCCTGATCCTGTTGCCCAGCGTCGGACCGATGGCCAAGCTCTGCGCCTGGCTGTTGCCGGAGCGGCCGGAACTCAACGGCATGGCCAAACCCCGCCACCTTGATGCCACTGCGCTGGTCACCCCGAGCCTGGCGCTGGCCAACGCCGCCCGGGAAACCCTGCGCATTGGCGACCTGATCGACAACATGCTCGAAGCCATGCTCGACGTGCTGCGCGGCAAACAAACCGCGGTCACCCAGGAAATGCGCCGGCTGACCGACGATGTCGAAGCGCTCTACAGCGCGATCAAACTCTACCTGGCGCAGATGCCCCGGGAAGACCTCAGTGATCAGGACAGCCGGCGCTGGGCGGAAATCATTGAACTGGCGATCAACCTCAAACTCGCCAGCGACCTGATCGAACGCATGCTGCGCAAGGTGCAGCAACAGAAGACTTCGCAACGCCGCTCGTTTTCCGAAGTCGGCTTGGAAGAGTTGGCTGGCCTGCACAGTCAGCTGATTTCCAACTTGCGCCTGGGGCTGTCGGTGTTCCTCAGCAGCGATCCGGAAAGCGCCCGCCAGTTGCTGCGTGAGAAACGTCGCTTCCGCGCACAGGAACGCCGCTTGGCCCATGCCCATGTCAGCCGTTTGCAACGTAAGATCGTGCAAAGTATCGAAACCAGTTCGTTGCACCTGGAGCTGATCGCCGACATGAAACGTTTGAATTCGCTGTTTTGCAGCAGCGCCTACGCGGTATTGGAAACGTCCGACACTGGAGCATTGGCGGCTGACGATTTGGCTGACATCACACATTCGCCTTGA
- a CDS encoding TerC family protein, translated as MEWLTNPEIWVAFFTLTALEIVLGIDNIIMISILVSRMPKHMQKRTRIFGLALAMVTRILLLLSITWVMRLTADLFEVFGQGISGRDLILFFGGLFLLWKSSQEMYHALEGEDETNEEPGGKGGNFLYTIIQIAIIDIVFSLDSVITAVGMVSHVPVMVAAIIVAVLVMMWASGNISEFIDKHPSLKMLALSFLLIVGTVLIAESFDVHVPKGYVYFAMAFSLAVEAINIKMRTAIAKKKKQQDPVKLRKDIPGQ; from the coding sequence ATGGAATGGCTGACCAACCCTGAAATCTGGGTTGCCTTCTTCACCCTGACTGCCCTGGAGATCGTCCTGGGCATCGACAACATCATCATGATTTCGATCCTGGTCAGCCGCATGCCCAAGCACATGCAAAAGCGCACCCGGATTTTCGGCCTGGCCCTGGCCATGGTCACGCGGATCCTGTTGCTGCTGTCGATCACCTGGGTCATGCGCCTTACCGCCGACCTGTTCGAAGTGTTCGGCCAGGGCATTTCCGGGCGTGACCTGATTCTGTTCTTCGGTGGTCTGTTCCTGCTGTGGAAGAGCTCGCAAGAGATGTACCACGCGCTGGAAGGCGAAGACGAAACCAACGAAGAGCCGGGCGGCAAGGGCGGCAACTTCCTCTACACCATCATCCAGATCGCGATCATCGACATCGTGTTCTCCCTGGATTCGGTGATCACCGCCGTCGGCATGGTCTCCCACGTTCCGGTCATGGTCGCGGCGATCATCGTCGCCGTACTGGTGATGATGTGGGCTTCGGGCAACATCAGCGAGTTCATCGACAAGCACCCGTCGCTGAAAATGCTGGCGCTGTCGTTCCTGTTGATCGTCGGTACCGTGCTGATTGCCGAGTCCTTCGACGTCCACGTACCAAAAGGCTACGTCTACTTCGCCATGGCGTTCTCGCTGGCCGTGGAAGCGATCAACATCAAGATGCGCACCGCAATTGCGAAAAAGAAGAAACAGCAGGACCCAGTGAAACTGCGCAAGGACATTCCGGGTCAATAA